A segment of the Hemicordylus capensis ecotype Gifberg chromosome 6, rHemCap1.1.pri, whole genome shotgun sequence genome:
GTTATAACTAATAGGTGTTTGCAAAGGAAAACTTGGGGAAAGCTTAGtctatctttaaaaaacaaaaacaaaaaaaacctttgTGTAATAAATGTGAACACAGGGCTGAACAGCCTAATTCATATGTTTGAATCAAACGCTTTACAAAAGCATTGAATCTgcaaataaatagatggataaactaACATCAACATCCATCTCCAAAAATGCAACTAATGTAAACTAGTAAGATGTATCAAAGTTTCCACCACCCAAAAAGAAACTACAAAACACAACTATTGTGGTGGTGGCAAACgaatcaacaaaacaaaaaatcctgcTCAAAAGCCAATAAGAGTGAAAGGGAAGAATTCTCCCACAGCCCGCACATGTGGTGGCCGGGCAAAAGACCCTGGGACTTCCAGAAAGGGAGGGTGGGAGAATGCAATAACTTCCAATACATGAGCTGAATAAGAACCACCTGCCTCCTATTTATACCATATTTTCCCACTTCTTGCAAACCTCACCATAGGAGAAATTGAAAAATGCCAGCCCATTATGTATGGAAACCAATCACCCCAACAGTGAATCCATAGTGGTAAGGTGCAATTATGCTGCTGATGAATTAGTTATGAAGTGTCAACTGAATGTCAACTTCTCCACAAGCACTACATCTTAAATCAATAGTGAGTTCCTATGAAGGCAGTAAAACGTGCTTCCTTTGATCTTAAAATGCAGCTTATTCAGCAGAAACTTTTATTTCTTACTTATTGAACATGTCTGAGAATCTTTAAGAAGGACTGGCTGACgatgttggaggtgtaatttgGATGTGGGAATGTTTACCACGTGGCTTGGTCCTCTCCTGTTATTTTTCCATTTTGACTAGGATTGTTAACATGACATTCCAGCTAGTATTGTCTGTTGAAGGTGTTTACATTCTTTATACagatacaccaacatagaagcttCATGTatcaacatctaaaaagaaaggctggaggttagctgttgacagatcttaacagcagctgcacaaaatttggcaaccttgtaggtggcaaaaggtttcttatctgcaaggaggattgtggcataaaattcagccatccggCCGAGAAAGCATGACatcaagggagaaataagactgcaccagCTGTCATTATAAAAAGGGCAAAACAGAAGCACAAGGTGGACATAGTCAACCTCAtgtgagccacaggggcataaccgactggccagaggggttttcaaaaaccttccagataaaacagCTGACAGTAAGGCATCATATGTGATGACTCCATAAAGAGGATTATTATAAAACCCTGGAAGGAGAAATATACTCCTGAATTGCAATATGTGCTCCCTGTCAGTGTTTGCATTGTTTGTTtcgttccccccccctccaaatgaACGGTAAAGAAGAGTAAATTTCAGCTATTTGGTCTGATTTTAATGATTGTTTGTACTTTGAAGAAATTCGTCcttagaagatttttaaaaatattattctcATGTTAGGTTAGTGATCAAGGATTTCCCccatgttcttattttcttttctctttttttattttgcttatattatattatcaATTTATATTATAGTATTAATTTATCAACTATATAATATATTATCAGTTTACCAGCTTATATTATAGTATCAATTGAtcaactaatattttaatgcaaaaTAATGCAAAAGCATTGCATTAAAGATCACAATGTTTTAGGCAGGGGAATAAGAGGAGAAAGGACACAAAAGACATAAGAAAGACATTGGCTAGTACTGAACTAAAATGCATGCATTATTATAATTACAATGCATGAACTGAACTATTCTGAACTTAATAATACATTATGGTTTAATGAAGTTAAAAATAATGTGGAGGGGCAGAGAGGGATATGGAAAGGTTAaaatgggccctgggtatttaagagaatgtcttctcgtcatgaaccccactgcccatttagatcatcaggaaaggtccatctgttattgccaccggctcgtctgacagctactcagggacgggctttctccgttgctgcccgaggctttggaatgcgctccctagtgaaataagagcctccccatctctgaaatttttaaaaaagtctttaaagacacatctgttcatccaggcttttaactgatattgttttaattgtttaatgttgcttttagaatatcgtttaattttttaaaaaattgctgtgttttaaatttcttgtttttgtttttaactaatgttttacctttgtttttatctggttgtaaaccacacacagacgtaagttttgggcggtataaaaatatgttaaataaataacaaataaataaataaattgagaagAGCTGGGCCTTAAATATGGAAATGATTAAAACAACACATTGTGAGGAGATACAGATTTCTTATTCTAATCTAGCACCTTTGTTATTGCCACTATATAACAATTTTCAGGGGTACTTGATCATATACATATTTCATTACATTTTTCCCTGTTTATTTTCCCTAAGGCAGACCAGGACAATCAAACAAGCATCACCCAATTCATCCTCCTGGGATTTGGAAATGACCCTGAATTGCAGATTCTTCTCTTCctaatatttttaattatctaTGTTCTAACTGTGTCTAGCAACCTGCTGATGGTTGGATTAATAATAGCTGATCACCACCTTCACACACCCATGTATTATTTCCTGGGTAACCTGTCAAGCTTGGAGATCTGCTACAGTTCAAACATATTACCCAGAATGCTGGCCCATTTCCTGACTGGGGACCGAACTATATCACTTGTCAGCTGCATGGCTCAGTTCAATTTGTTTAGCTCCCTGGCTGCCTCAGAATGTTATCTCCTGGCTGTCATGTCATATGATCGATATTTAGCCATATGTAGACCTTTACACTATGCCATCCTGATGAGTGGCCGGTTTTGCTTTCAGCTGGCAGCTGCCTCTTGGGTTTGTGGATTTCTTGCCAGTACCACTACCACATCTTTGTTATCCAGGATCACCTTCTGTGGCCTTAATGAGATGGACCACTTCTTCTGTGATTTTAGGCCCTTGCTAAAGCTGTCCTGTAGTGACACCAGTCTTATGGAACTTGTCACGTTCGTGCTCTCTGTTATATTCACTCTGCCCTCCTTTGTTTTAACACTGGCTTCTTATGTATATATCATCAAAACCGTTTTGAGAATTCCATCCACCACAGGAAGGCAAAAGACCTTTTCCACTTGCACAGCCCATCTCATTGTTGTCACAATTTTCTATGGAACCCTCATGATTGTGTACCTGCTACCAGACACCCCTGTGCTCCAAGCCCTCAACAAAGTTATCTCCTTCTTCTATACTGTTTTGACTCCTATGGTCAATCCGCTCATATACAGCCTTAGAAACAAAGAAGTAAAGGAAGCCCTGAAAAGGGTGGTTTGGAAGCTTCTGCCATTCACAAGAACTGAGGGGATCCAAGTTGGCTTCAATCAGTTACATTAAAACCAGCTATTAGAATCTTGTTATAGGATGACAGCTAGACTAATATTGTTCTTACACAGAAAGGCTGCACTAGGACCAGGATGTTGCACTAGATAGCTCTGCTATGTCGGGAGCTTACTTTCtggactagtgttgcactaggacCATCGGAAGATGcattataccaagttagaccattggcccatctagctcacttCTGTCTACACTAGGGCTGCACAAATTATGGACAActtccatcatacccagccacagtggccaacagagtTGGGCAGTCctgttctacacagactggcagtgggttctccaaggttgcaggtgggaatgtctctcagccctatcttggagatgctagggagggaaattggaaccttatgcatgcaagtgtgcaggtgctcttcccagagcagcctcatcccctacagggaagatcttacagtgctcatacatggagTCTCCTGTTCAAACGCAAACCAGGtccactctgcttagcaaagcagacaattcatgcttgctactacaagaccagctcacctcccttaGCTTGCACATAAGTTTGCACAATGAGTTTACTCAATCAGCTGTGAAAATTCTTACTCGTCTTATTTAGATGGTAGGGAATGTCTGTGCAAAAGTGCAACTTCAAATACCCTACCAGCTTTGCAGAGCGGTGTAACATTCTTGCAGGTGTGCAACTTTGTTGTTTAAGAGCAGCATTAGTTTGGGTGTCAGCCAGTTTCCTGCTTATGCTATTTGTCATGGGGGAATTGCAGTGGAAGTACCAAAACAATTGGGTATTTGATAGCAACCCATATGGAGGTCACAATTTCACTTTATCTGACAGGGCAGTTTAACAATAGTAGTCCACAAGTTCCAGGGATTTCTTTGTATTGTGCAGCAGGATGTGAGGAAATTCCTCCAAAGTGGGAATTCTCTACATATTGCAGGGTTCTCAGGGTTCCCCCAATGAGTAACTGAAACTCACCAAATGCCaggattcctcccaaggagaatttTCAGATAATTTGATCAGTTTCTCCACATCGCCCAGGTAGCAACAAAACCTtagaacctttgaactgaaccagtttgaattcaaaccggttcaaaatcgaactggtttgcacacccctgcaGTGCACCCTTACCTAATCCCAATGGGTGACGCACCTTGTCTCCAGGCAGCCCCATTGCCCTAAAGCAGAAGCTGCCCACCTCAACCAagctaaggtcaggtctctgccccTAGTGGCACTCTCTCTCACTGAAGCCATCAAGCCTTTCCGGGAAGTATCACTTGACAGAGTAGAGTGGTCCAGATCCTGGTtccctgatctgccaagcctctATGGAGTAGACCTGTCCACTCTATTGCCAATCACACagctgaaggtgctcaccaacctCAGATGTTTATCCCCACCACACCATACAGGTGAAagtcaaaaaattagaatatcgtgcaaaagtccattaatttcagtaatgcaaattaaaaggtgaaactgatatatgagatagacgcattacatgcaaagcgagataagtcaagccttaatttgttataattgtgatgatcatggcgtacagctcatgaaaaccccaaatccacaatcccagaaaattagaatattacatggaaccaagaagacaaggattgtagaatagaacaatatcggacttctgaaaagtataagcatgcatatgtattcagtacttggtttgggccccttttgcagcaattactgcctcaatgcggcgtggcatggatgctatcagcctgtggcactgctgaggtgttatggaagaccaggatgcttcaatagcggccttcagctcttccgcattgtttggtctcatgtctctcatccttctcttggcaatgccccatagattctctatggggttcaggtcaggtgagtttgctggccaatcaagcacagtaatcccatggtcattgaaccaggttttggtacttttggcagtgtgggcaggtgccaagtcctgctggaaaatgaagtcagcaccCCCATACAGCTCgactgcggaaggaagcatgaagtgctccaaaatctcctgatagatggctgcgttgaccctggacttaatgaagcacagtggaccaacaccagcagatgacatggctccccaaatcaacacagactgtggaaacttcacactggacttcaagcatcttgcattgtgtgcctctccattcttcctccagactctgggtccttggtttccaaatgagatgcaaaagttgctctcatcagaaaagaggactttggaccactgagcaacagaccagttctttttttcttgagcccaggtaagacgcttctgacgttgtttgttgttcaggagcggcttgacaagcggaatacgacatttgaagcccatgtccaggatccgtctgtgtgtggtggctcttgatgcactaactccagcctcagtccactccttgtgaaagtccccaacacttttgaatggccttttcctgacaatcctctccaggctgcggtcatccctgctgcttgtgcacctttttcttccacacttttcccttccacataactttctattcatgtgctttgatacagcactttgggaacatccaacttcttttgcaattaccttttgaggctttccctccttatgaagggtgtcaatgatggttttctgcacaactgtcaagtcagcagtctttcccatgattgtgattcctaatgaaccagactgagagaccatttaaaggctcaggaaccctttgcaggtgttatggattgattagctgattgtagtgggacacctggagcatagactgttgaaccttttcacaatattctaattttctgggattgtggatttggggttctcatgagctgtacgccatgatcatcacaattataacaaattaaggcttgacttatctcgctttgcatgtaatgcatctatctcatatatcagtttcaccttttaatttgcattactgaaattaatgaacttttgcacgatattctaattttttgagtttcacctgtacttccaAATGAACCTGAGCACTGCCTTTTAGGAAAACACTTTGCTAGAACAACCTTTTACAGCCaacatttctcttccaagcaaacagagaaagaatACTGCTGCTGACCCTTGAGTTTAGGAGGTACACTGAAGCAACCCAAAATGAAGTGAGCAGGTCTGGTGATAGTACAGTATGTTAACCATAAAGATTTCCCTCTTTCTAGACCAATCCTATGGAAGATAAGCTGTGGGAAAACCAAACAGTGGTTAAAGAATTTATTCTTTTGGGATTTGGGGATATTCCAACTCTTCGGGGCCTGCTTTTTCTGGTAATCCTGATGATCTACATCGCGACCATGGCTGGAAACATTCTCATTGTTGCACTTGTTGTGGTTGATCAGCACCTTCACACACCAATGTACTACTTCCTGGGGAATCTGTCTTGCCTGGAGACGTGTTACAGCTCAAC
Coding sequences within it:
- the LOC128331237 gene encoding olfactory receptor 6C4-like, with product MKSEDLTSEIPFGNALLLKADQDNQTSITQFILLGFGNDPELQILLFLIFLIIYVLTVSSNLLMVGLIIADHHLHTPMYYFLGNLSSLEICYSSNILPRMLAHFLTGDRTISLVSCMAQFNLFSSLAASECYLLAVMSYDRYLAICRPLHYAILMSGRFCFQLAAASWVCGFLASTTTTSLLSRITFCGLNEMDHFFCDFRPLLKLSCSDTSLMELVTFVLSVIFTLPSFVLTLASYVYIIKTVLRIPSTTGRQKTFSTCTAHLIVVTIFYGTLMIVYLLPDTPVLQALNKVISFFYTVLTPMVNPLIYSLRNKEVKEALKRVVWKLLPFTRTEGIQVGFNQLH